A single window of Halodesulfovibrio sp. DNA harbors:
- a CDS encoding ACT domain-containing protein: MKVEQISVFLENKAGRLAEVTNTLATNEINIRALSLADTTDFGILRLIVDNSEKAKSVLKDKGFTVGKTNVVAVEVEDKPGGLNYILDTLGNNGINVEYMYAFVLPGSTNATLIFRFDKTDQAVEILSQNNIPIIPGTTLHS; the protein is encoded by the coding sequence ATGAAAGTAGAACAAATATCCGTTTTTCTGGAAAACAAGGCCGGACGCCTTGCAGAAGTAACTAACACACTGGCAACGAATGAAATTAATATTCGTGCCCTTTCACTCGCTGACACAACGGACTTTGGAATTTTGCGCCTTATCGTAGATAATAGTGAAAAAGCAAAATCCGTGTTAAAAGACAAAGGCTTCACCGTAGGCAAAACCAACGTTGTCGCAGTTGAAGTAGAAGACAAGCCGGGCGGCTTAAACTATATCCTCGATACTCTTGGTAATAATGGAATCAACGTTGAATACATGTACGCATTTGTTCTTCCTGGTAGCACCAACGCCACATTAATCTTCCGTTTTGACAAAACAGATCAGGCTGTAGAAATTTTATCACAAAATAATATTCCTATTATCCCCGGCACCACGTTGCATTCTTAA
- a CDS encoding phage holin family protein encodes MNDSMNRFQLLIRSEMALLRIQAKRIAAQAACKIVALLFALLALGMLTFAGYQALAVPFGYANAALIVALVDGFLALLFVLISNRSSRNTEQEKMLKEIREMVYGEFNSDVNEIKTEINRVTTDIKRTHDSIATVISSSGELIGSITPILSFLAFVVKKHKEKKQS; translated from the coding sequence ATGAATGATTCAATGAACAGATTTCAACTTCTCATCCGGTCAGAAATGGCATTGCTCCGTATACAAGCAAAGCGAATAGCAGCTCAGGCAGCTTGTAAAATAGTTGCATTACTTTTTGCCCTGCTAGCTTTGGGAATGCTTACTTTTGCGGGATATCAAGCATTAGCAGTACCTTTTGGCTATGCAAATGCAGCTTTAATTGTAGCATTGGTAGACGGCTTTCTTGCTCTACTCTTTGTACTTATATCCAATCGATCCAGCCGCAACACTGAACAAGAAAAAATGCTTAAAGAAATTCGCGAGATGGTCTATGGCGAATTTAATTCTGATGTTAACGAAATTAAAACAGAAATAAATCGTGTAACAACAGACATAAAGCGCACACACGACAGCATTGCAACTGTTATCAGCAGCTCAGGAGAGCTTATTGGCAGTATAACGCCAATATTGAGCTTCCTCGCCTTTGTCGTCAAAAAGCATAAAGAAAAAAAACAAAGTTGA